A single window of Oncorhynchus keta strain PuntledgeMale-10-30-2019 chromosome 34, Oket_V2, whole genome shotgun sequence DNA harbors:
- the LOC118376672 gene encoding zinc finger protein 654-like isoform X3, which yields MAEGESDLETDRLELELETLYIYSNDNCSVQSKEYCSEFCKLVEVHTGRWQVPLPQLKVLRTALTCFTRATVTYPDDCQHVNYALSSLALSFFELMLFFGKEEFLEAPLRDILASFQACHRRLLRHRNVYLLQVRQIIKDGGPWERPALQSILKDTALTQTEVEKYLSSEKPMFFELRVRYLQACERVQEAMALAKCCLEHPDVWRHLFFHQAYLTCLCKASLHQHLHEEMAEIDGRDAVEIICNAESQEKDELLLSLCKAFLSQRLHNGDMYYIWDLVFLWSRLYLRAHPSKQGFLSECRQLMLSAINASAIFPFIKVITAEMGSEGVPLCVELCATALQTDLQSDPVTRCLLCKTIAFLLPRDLEVCRLCALLVFCLERSMEAYKTMYLLYTYPDEEPHPQHTHVRTNIRFYILQVLKEGLFFDPEFWNLLTLRTHCLELMTDKATKDALNELKEEEELEQVEEEWIPSYWMEEETCRIHTDASHLHPHTNTALESSDTVGQEPEEVLNGDAPESQTEDFPVRRRRRKRRWRRRKCRSDIEYADDPDIKYSLIHNLSSESSTKLPANRQREYLARHVKNKILKRRSRKPRWLLLEMTRQTENISPGVMREKRREGMRGEDKRQGGEGKERGHEKENKREMRQGRESKRPYRRTISGMELSFPENEVPVDREVVESHLEPSVRIKQQHNVSEKYVNMGLPNGVYGERPFKYKPESDVDTSAVETSAVETSAVETSAVETSAVETSEVETSAVETSAVETSAVETSAVETSAVETSAVETSAVETSAVETSAVETSAVETSAVETSAVETLKVEPLEVEPSEVDPSDAKPLDSKRSVVEPSDIEPLEVEPLEVEPSDVKVLEGPSEQTDPELDGPALEMEECPLKLFHIYAKLSKGTAAKELLSRESEFTVTEAGPDSNTQGEQTKPGKAPVRSKHLRFHCSHCQKLFKGGNVVRHTLAHLKLRKTRLSCVFCGKHFQRYNRAREHVLEHIEELRTSTANIKVKPTVNGETYPSKNINQASENEAKPVENVTEPSTSTDQPPKPKRVKAKPVVSKQSRIIQNLRNLIRKTQNQKCKMDMDNLKSVEVTDEQVTVKDKVVIVREVVPGKETEGGEDKESEGGEEERKQKQYHLCPSEGCDSIFMKIGPSLLRHAVTYHMEDAAVLDKTFQWGKGKCQICQRLLLVIEHYRDHMKLHDAPLKHACLHTNCDQRFKTAQELKDHIDTHRPLQAPCGYSGCREIFFTLPSLHDHEWRHYTQPQSKDELEQGATTELSPEGEAPWKQRVKSQDVTVHGWRGQRETPTPKSRRSDPHEKCLHCNRYLWNHQHFLEHMKIHDAPLKQVCLHLNCGQRFYRTHLLWEHMDTHLPLQAPCGYSGCGLIFSRLPSLHDHEWRHYIQGQPNDEPTEEQSASKEEGQTPESDTNGNDYDGPMETPGTVHGAVTTPPNHCTLKLINGHDEKDKKDKAPETAVPATTTTSPTPPSQTTTSTHPHPRILQNITEPMTMRDVDNIVSLAQVVPGGEEPVIAEHKTFKQEDPSYLPLAKAPLIRPPPSTYLTEAALSMRKRRKPSEVTSCGPGKKSKAAVKRSVVGKKEMVAEKEAPQRQRCSKCFSSFTSTEELEKHLSQNTCSSLFSFDSDDDSE from the exons ATGGCGGAGGGGGAAAGTGATTTGGAAACAGACAGGCTAGAATTGGAACTGGAGACTTTATACATATACTCTAACGACAACTGTTCAGTACAAAGCAAAGAATATTGCTCCGAGTTTTGTAAG CTGGTAGAGGTGCACACAGGGAGATGGCAGGTGCCGCTGCCCCAGCTGAAGGTGCTGCGGACGGCTCTGACCTGCTTCACCAGAGCCACTGTTACCTACCCCGATGACTGTCAGCACGTCAATTATGCTCTCAGCAGCTTGGCTTT GAGCTTCTTTGAGCTGATGTTGTTCTTCGGGAAAGAGGAGTTCCTAGAGGCCCCTCTGAGGGACATATTAGCTTCTTTTCAG GCCTGTCATCGCCGCCTGCTGAGACACAGGAACGTGTACCTGCTGCAGGTGAGGCAGATCATCAAAGATGGCGGTCCCTGGGAGAGACCCGCTCTGCAATCCATCCTGAAAGACACAGCCCTCACACAGACAGAAG TGGAGAAGTATTTGAGCTCAGAGAAGCCAATGTTCTTTGAGCTGCGTGTGCGGTACCTGCAGGCCTGTGAGCGCGTGCAGGAGGCCATGGCCCTGGCTAAGTGCTGCCTGGAACACCCAGATGTGTGGAGGCACCTGTTCTTCCACCAGGCCTACCTCACATGCCTGTGCAAGGCTTCATTACATCAACACCTGCACGAGGAG ATGGCTGAGATAGATGGCAGAGATGCAGTAGAGATCATCTGTAATGCAGAGAGCCAGGAGAAAGATGAGCTGCTGCTGTCTCTGTGCAAAGCCTTCCTCAGCCAACGGCTACACAACGGAGACATGTACTACATCTG GGATCTGGTGTTCTTGTGGAGCAGACTGTACCTCAGGGCCCATCCCTCTAAGCAGGGATTCCTGTCTGAGTGTCGCCAGCTGATGCTCTCCGCCATCAACGCCAGCGCCATCTTCCCCTTCATCAAAGTCATCACAGCAGAG ATGGGTAGTGAGGGAGTGCCATTGTGTGTGGAGCTTTGTGCTACAGCGTTACAGACAGACCTCCAGTCTGACCCTGTAACACGCTGTCTATTGTGTAAGACCATCGCCTTCCTGCTCCCCAGGGACCTGGAGGTATGTCGCCTCTGTGCCCTGCTAGTGTTCTGTCTGGAACGTAGCATGGAGGCCTACAAGACCATGTATCTGCTCTACACATACCCCGATGAGGAGCCACACCCCCAGCACACCCATGTCAGAACCAACATCCGCTTCTATATCCTACAG GTGCTGAAGGAAGGTCTGTTCTTTGACCCAGAGTTCTGGAATCTGCTGACCCTGAGAACCCACTGTCTGGAGCTGATGACTGACAAGGCCACGAAGGATGCTCTAAATGAgctgaaggaggaagaggagttggagcaggtggaggaggagtggataCCAAGCTactggatggaggaggagacatGCAGAATACACACAGATGCCTCCCACCTCCACCCACATACTAACACAGCACTAGAGAGCTCTGACACTGTAGGTCAGGAACCTGAAGAGGTATTGAATGGGGATGCTCCTGAGTCACAGACAGAGGACTtccctgtgaggaggaggaggaggaagaggaggtggaggagaagaaagTGTAGGTCAGATATTGAGTATGCTGACGACCCAGACATTAAGTACTCCCTCATTCACAATCTCAGTTCTGAAAGCTCCACCAAGCTACCGGCCAATCGGCAGAGAGAATACCTGGCCAGACATGTGAAGAACAAGATCCTGAAGAGACGCAGCAGGAAACCAAGATGGCTGCTCCTGGAGATGACCAGACAGACGGAGAACATATCCCCAGGAGTAATGAGGGAGAAGCGacgggagggaatgagaggagaggataagagacagggaggggaggggaaggagagggggcatGAAAAGGAAAataagagagagatgaggcaggGAAGGGAGAGTAAGAGACCTTACCGTCGGACTATATCTGGCATGGAGCTGTCCTTCCCTGAAAATGAAGTGCCTGTTGACCGGGAAGTGGTAGAGAGTCATCTAGAACCCAGTGTTCGTATTAAACAACAGCACAATGTGTCTGAGAAATATGTTAACATGGGACTGCCTAATGGTGTATATGGTGAGAGACCGTTTAAGTATAAACCAGAGTCAGACGTGGATACTTCTGCGGTGGAGACTTCTGCGGTGGAGACTTCTGCG GTGGAGACTTCGGCGGTGGAGACTTCGGCGGTGGAGACTTCGGAGGTGGAGACGTCGGCGGTGGAGACGTCGGCGGTGGAGACTTCGGCGGTGGAGACTTCTGCGGTGGAGACTTCTGCGGTGGAGACTTCTGCGGTGGAGACTTCGGCGGTGGAGACTTCGGCGGTGGAGACGTCGGCGGTGGAGACTTCGGCGGTGGAGACTTCGGCGGTGGAGACTTCtgcggtggagactttaaaagtGGAACCTTTAGAAGTGGAGCCTTCAGAGGTAGACCCTTCAGATGCAAAGCCTTTAGACTCCAAACGTTCAGTAGTAGAGCCTTCTGACATAGAGCCTTTAGAAGTAGAGCCTTTAGAAGTAGAGCCTTCAGACGTGAAGGTTTTAGAAGGTCCCAGTGAGCAGACTGACCCAGAGTTGGATGGTCCAGCCTTGGAGATGGAGGAGTGTCCACTGAAACTGTTCCACATCTACGCCAAACTTTCCAAAGGGACAGCTGCTAAAGAATTACTTTCTAGAGAAAGTGAATTCACAGTGACAGAGGCGGGACCAGACTCAAACACTCAG GGTGAACAGACCAAGCCAGGCAAGGCTCCAGTACGCTCCAAACACCTGCGCTTCCACTGCAGCCACTGCCAGAAACTCTTCAAGGGAGGCAACGTGGTGAGACACACCCTGGCCCACCTGAAGCTGAGAAAGACCCGGCTGAGCTGTGTCTTTTGCGGCAAACACTTCCAAAGGTACAACCGCGCCAGGGAACACGTTCTAGAGCACATAGAGGAACTGAGAACTTCCACAGCCAACATTAAGGTCAAACCCACTGTCAATGGGGAGACATATCCCTCAAAGAATATTAATCAAGCTTCAGAGAACGAAGCGAAACCTGTTGAGAACGTGACTGAGCCCTCGACTTCGACGGACCAGCCTCCTAAACCCAAACGTGTTAAAGCCAAGCCGGTGGTGAGCAAGCAGAGTAGAATCATCCAGAACCTGAGAAACCTGATCAGAAAGACCCAGAACCAGAAGTGTAAAATGGACATGGACAACCTGAAGTCTGTGGAAGTGACTGATGAACAGGTGACTGTGAAAGACAAAGTGGTGATCGTGAGAGAGGTGGTGCctgggaaggagacagagggaggagaggacaaggagagcgagggaggagaggaggagaggaagcagaAGCAGTACCACCTGTGTCCTTCAGAGGGCTGTGACAGCATCTTTATGAAGATCGGCCCATCGCTGCTGAGACACGCTGTCACCTACCACATGGAGGACGCAGCCGTTCTGGACAAGACCTTCCAGTGGGGGAAGGGGAAGTGCCAGATCTGCCAGAG GCTCTTGTTGGTGATTGAGCACTACAGAGACCACATGAAGCTCCACGATGCTCCTCTAAAACATGCATGTCTCCACACGAACTGTGACCAACGCTTCAAGACTGCCCAGGAGCTCAAAGACCACATAGACACTCACCGCCCTCTCCAGGCCCCCTGTGGGTACTCCGGCTGTAGGGAGATCTTctttaccctcccctctctccacgaCCACGAGTGGAGGCACTATACCCAGCCCCAGTCTAAAGACGAGCTGGAGCAGGGCGCTACCACAGAACTGAGCCCTGAGGGCGAGGCCCCCTGGAAACAGAGGGTGAAGAGCCAGGATGTGACAGTGCACgggtggagggggcagagggaaaCGCCTACTCCCAAAAGCAGGCGCTCTGATCCTCATGAGAAGTGCCTTCACTGTAACAG GTACCTGTGGAACCACCAGCACTTCCTAGAACACATGAAGATCCATGATGCTCCTCTGAAACAGGTGTGTCTCCACCTGAACTGTGGCCAGCGCTTCTACAGAACCCACTTACTCTGGGAGCACATGGATACGCACCTGCCTCTCCAGGCCCCCTGTGGGTACTCCGGCTGTGGGCTGATCTtctcccgtctcccctctctccacgaCCATGAGTGGAGGCATTACATCCAGGGCCAGCCTAATGACGAGCCGACAGAGGAGCAGAGCGCATCCAAAGAGGAGGGGCAGACTCCGGAGTCAGACACCAACGGTAACGACTATGACGGCCCAATGGAGACTCCAGGCACTGTTCATGGTGCTGTCACCACACCTCCTAATCATTGCACACTGAAACTCATCAACGGCCATGATGAAAAGGATAAGAAAGACAAAGCCCCCGAGACAGCCGTCCCTGCCACCACTACCACCTCTCCCACACCCCCATCCCAAACCACCACATCCACACACCCCCATCCCAGAATCCTCCAAAACATCACTGAGCCAATGACCATGAGGGACGTAGACAATATCGTCAGTTTGGCTCAGGTGGTGCCTGGCGGAGAGGAACCGGTTATCGCGGAACACAAGACCTTCAAACAAGAGGATCCTTCCTACCTACCACTGGCCAAAGCTCCCCTCATCCGCCCGCCCCCCTCTACATACCTGACCGAGGCAGCCCTCAGCATGCGCAAGCGCAGGAAGCCCAGTGAGGTCACTTCCTGCGGGCCTGGCAAAAAGAGTAAGGCTGCGGTAAAGAGGAGTGTGGTGGGGAAGAAGGAGATGGTGGCTGAGAAGGAGGCCCCTCAAAGACAGCGCTGCTCCAAGTGTTTCTCCTCCTTCACTAGCACAGAGGAACTGGAGAAACATCTCTCCCAAAATACCTGCTCCTCCCTCTTCAGCTTCGACTCCGATGACGACAGTGAGTAG
- the LOC118376672 gene encoding zinc finger protein 654-like isoform X4 — protein sequence MAEGESDLETDRLELELETLYIYSNDNCSVQSKEYCSEFCKLVEVHTGRWQVPLPQLKVLRTALTCFTRATVTYPDDCQHVNYALSSLALSFFELMLFFGKEEFLEAPLRDILASFQACHRRLLRHRNVYLLQVRQIIKDGGPWERPALQSILKDTALTQTEVEKYLSSEKPMFFELRVRYLQACERVQEAMALAKCCLEHPDVWRHLFFHQAYLTCLCKASLHQHLHEEMAEIDGRDAVEIICNAESQEKDELLLSLCKAFLSQRLHNGDMYYIWDLVFLWSRLYLRAHPSKQGFLSECRQLMLSAINASAIFPFIKVITAEMGSEGVPLCVELCATALQTDLQSDPVTRCLLCKTIAFLLPRDLEVCRLCALLVFCLERSMEAYKTMYLLYTYPDEEPHPQHTHVRTNIRFYILQVLKEGLFFDPEFWNLLTLRTHCLELMTDKATKDALNELKEEEELEQVEEEWIPSYWMEEETCRIHTDASHLHPHTNTALESSDTVGQEPEEVLNGDAPESQTEDFPVRRRRRKRRWRRRKCRSDIEYADDPDIKYSLIHNLSSESSTKLPANRQREYLARHVKNKILKRRSRKPRWLLLEMTRQTENISPGVMREKRREGMRGEDKRQGGEGKERGHEKENKREMRQGRESKRPYRRTISGMELSFPENEVPVDREVVESHLEPSVRIKQQHNVSEKYVNMGLPNGVYGERPFKYKPESDVDTSAVETSAVETSAVETSAVETSAVETSAVETSAVETSAVETSAVETSAVETSAVETSAVETSAVETSAVETSAVETLKVEPLEVEPSEVDPSDAKPLDSKRSVVEPSDIEPLEVEPLEVEPSDVKVLEGPSEQTDPELDGPALEMEECPLKLFHIYAKLSKGTAAKELLSRESEFTVTEAGPDSNTQGEQTKPGKAPVRSKHLRFHCSHCQKLFKGGNVVRHTLAHLKLRKTRLSCVFCGKHFQRYNRAREHVLEHIEELRTSTANIKVKPTVNGETYPSKNINQASENEAKPVENVTEPSTSTDQPPKPKRVKAKPVVSKQSRIIQNLRNLIRKTQNQKCKMDMDNLKSVEVTDEQVTVKDKVVIVREVVPGKETEGGEDKESEGGEEERKQKQYHLCPSEGCDSIFMKIGPSLLRHAVTYHMEDAAVLDKTFQWGKGKCQICQRLLLVIEHYRDHMKLHDAPLKHACLHTNCDQRFKTAQELKDHIDTHRPLQAPCGYSGCREIFFTLPSLHDHEWRHYTQPQSKDELEQGATTELSPEGEAPWKQRVKSQDVTVHGWRGQRETPTPKSRRSDPHEKCLHCNRYLWNHQHFLEHMKIHDAPLKQVCLHLNCGQRFYRTHLLWEHMDTHLPLQAPCGYSGCGLIFSRLPSLHDHEWRHYIQGQPNDEPTEEQSASKEEGQTPESDTNGNDYDGPMETPGTVHGAVTTPPNHCTLKLINGHDEKDKKDKAPETAVPATTTTSPTPPSQTTTSTHPHPRILQNITEPMTMRDVDNIVSLAQVVPGGEEPVIAEHKTFKQEDPSYLPLAKAPLIRPPPSTYLTEAALSMRKRRKPSEVTSCGPGKKSKAAVKRSVVGKKEMVAEKEAPQRQRCSKCFSSFTSTEELEKHLSQNTCSSLFSFDSDDDSE from the exons ATGGCGGAGGGGGAAAGTGATTTGGAAACAGACAGGCTAGAATTGGAACTGGAGACTTTATACATATACTCTAACGACAACTGTTCAGTACAAAGCAAAGAATATTGCTCCGAGTTTTGTAAG CTGGTAGAGGTGCACACAGGGAGATGGCAGGTGCCGCTGCCCCAGCTGAAGGTGCTGCGGACGGCTCTGACCTGCTTCACCAGAGCCACTGTTACCTACCCCGATGACTGTCAGCACGTCAATTATGCTCTCAGCAGCTTGGCTTT GAGCTTCTTTGAGCTGATGTTGTTCTTCGGGAAAGAGGAGTTCCTAGAGGCCCCTCTGAGGGACATATTAGCTTCTTTTCAG GCCTGTCATCGCCGCCTGCTGAGACACAGGAACGTGTACCTGCTGCAGGTGAGGCAGATCATCAAAGATGGCGGTCCCTGGGAGAGACCCGCTCTGCAATCCATCCTGAAAGACACAGCCCTCACACAGACAGAAG TGGAGAAGTATTTGAGCTCAGAGAAGCCAATGTTCTTTGAGCTGCGTGTGCGGTACCTGCAGGCCTGTGAGCGCGTGCAGGAGGCCATGGCCCTGGCTAAGTGCTGCCTGGAACACCCAGATGTGTGGAGGCACCTGTTCTTCCACCAGGCCTACCTCACATGCCTGTGCAAGGCTTCATTACATCAACACCTGCACGAGGAG ATGGCTGAGATAGATGGCAGAGATGCAGTAGAGATCATCTGTAATGCAGAGAGCCAGGAGAAAGATGAGCTGCTGCTGTCTCTGTGCAAAGCCTTCCTCAGCCAACGGCTACACAACGGAGACATGTACTACATCTG GGATCTGGTGTTCTTGTGGAGCAGACTGTACCTCAGGGCCCATCCCTCTAAGCAGGGATTCCTGTCTGAGTGTCGCCAGCTGATGCTCTCCGCCATCAACGCCAGCGCCATCTTCCCCTTCATCAAAGTCATCACAGCAGAG ATGGGTAGTGAGGGAGTGCCATTGTGTGTGGAGCTTTGTGCTACAGCGTTACAGACAGACCTCCAGTCTGACCCTGTAACACGCTGTCTATTGTGTAAGACCATCGCCTTCCTGCTCCCCAGGGACCTGGAGGTATGTCGCCTCTGTGCCCTGCTAGTGTTCTGTCTGGAACGTAGCATGGAGGCCTACAAGACCATGTATCTGCTCTACACATACCCCGATGAGGAGCCACACCCCCAGCACACCCATGTCAGAACCAACATCCGCTTCTATATCCTACAG GTGCTGAAGGAAGGTCTGTTCTTTGACCCAGAGTTCTGGAATCTGCTGACCCTGAGAACCCACTGTCTGGAGCTGATGACTGACAAGGCCACGAAGGATGCTCTAAATGAgctgaaggaggaagaggagttggagcaggtggaggaggagtggataCCAAGCTactggatggaggaggagacatGCAGAATACACACAGATGCCTCCCACCTCCACCCACATACTAACACAGCACTAGAGAGCTCTGACACTGTAGGTCAGGAACCTGAAGAGGTATTGAATGGGGATGCTCCTGAGTCACAGACAGAGGACTtccctgtgaggaggaggaggaggaagaggaggtggaggagaagaaagTGTAGGTCAGATATTGAGTATGCTGACGACCCAGACATTAAGTACTCCCTCATTCACAATCTCAGTTCTGAAAGCTCCACCAAGCTACCGGCCAATCGGCAGAGAGAATACCTGGCCAGACATGTGAAGAACAAGATCCTGAAGAGACGCAGCAGGAAACCAAGATGGCTGCTCCTGGAGATGACCAGACAGACGGAGAACATATCCCCAGGAGTAATGAGGGAGAAGCGacgggagggaatgagaggagaggataagagacagggaggggaggggaaggagagggggcatGAAAAGGAAAataagagagagatgaggcaggGAAGGGAGAGTAAGAGACCTTACCGTCGGACTATATCTGGCATGGAGCTGTCCTTCCCTGAAAATGAAGTGCCTGTTGACCGGGAAGTGGTAGAGAGTCATCTAGAACCCAGTGTTCGTATTAAACAACAGCACAATGTGTCTGAGAAATATGTTAACATGGGACTGCCTAATGGTGTATATGGTGAGAGACCGTTTAAGTATAAACCAGAGTCAGACGTGGATACTTCTGCGGTGGAGACTTCTGCGGTGGAGACTTCTGCG GTGGAGACGTCGGCGGTGGAGACGTCGGCGGTGGAGACTTCGGCGGTGGAGACTTCTGCGGTGGAGACTTCTGCGGTGGAGACTTCTGCGGTGGAGACTTCGGCGGTGGAGACTTCGGCGGTGGAGACGTCGGCGGTGGAGACTTCGGCGGTGGAGACTTCGGCGGTGGAGACTTCtgcggtggagactttaaaagtGGAACCTTTAGAAGTGGAGCCTTCAGAGGTAGACCCTTCAGATGCAAAGCCTTTAGACTCCAAACGTTCAGTAGTAGAGCCTTCTGACATAGAGCCTTTAGAAGTAGAGCCTTTAGAAGTAGAGCCTTCAGACGTGAAGGTTTTAGAAGGTCCCAGTGAGCAGACTGACCCAGAGTTGGATGGTCCAGCCTTGGAGATGGAGGAGTGTCCACTGAAACTGTTCCACATCTACGCCAAACTTTCCAAAGGGACAGCTGCTAAAGAATTACTTTCTAGAGAAAGTGAATTCACAGTGACAGAGGCGGGACCAGACTCAAACACTCAG GGTGAACAGACCAAGCCAGGCAAGGCTCCAGTACGCTCCAAACACCTGCGCTTCCACTGCAGCCACTGCCAGAAACTCTTCAAGGGAGGCAACGTGGTGAGACACACCCTGGCCCACCTGAAGCTGAGAAAGACCCGGCTGAGCTGTGTCTTTTGCGGCAAACACTTCCAAAGGTACAACCGCGCCAGGGAACACGTTCTAGAGCACATAGAGGAACTGAGAACTTCCACAGCCAACATTAAGGTCAAACCCACTGTCAATGGGGAGACATATCCCTCAAAGAATATTAATCAAGCTTCAGAGAACGAAGCGAAACCTGTTGAGAACGTGACTGAGCCCTCGACTTCGACGGACCAGCCTCCTAAACCCAAACGTGTTAAAGCCAAGCCGGTGGTGAGCAAGCAGAGTAGAATCATCCAGAACCTGAGAAACCTGATCAGAAAGACCCAGAACCAGAAGTGTAAAATGGACATGGACAACCTGAAGTCTGTGGAAGTGACTGATGAACAGGTGACTGTGAAAGACAAAGTGGTGATCGTGAGAGAGGTGGTGCctgggaaggagacagagggaggagaggacaaggagagcgagggaggagaggaggagaggaagcagaAGCAGTACCACCTGTGTCCTTCAGAGGGCTGTGACAGCATCTTTATGAAGATCGGCCCATCGCTGCTGAGACACGCTGTCACCTACCACATGGAGGACGCAGCCGTTCTGGACAAGACCTTCCAGTGGGGGAAGGGGAAGTGCCAGATCTGCCAGAG GCTCTTGTTGGTGATTGAGCACTACAGAGACCACATGAAGCTCCACGATGCTCCTCTAAAACATGCATGTCTCCACACGAACTGTGACCAACGCTTCAAGACTGCCCAGGAGCTCAAAGACCACATAGACACTCACCGCCCTCTCCAGGCCCCCTGTGGGTACTCCGGCTGTAGGGAGATCTTctttaccctcccctctctccacgaCCACGAGTGGAGGCACTATACCCAGCCCCAGTCTAAAGACGAGCTGGAGCAGGGCGCTACCACAGAACTGAGCCCTGAGGGCGAGGCCCCCTGGAAACAGAGGGTGAAGAGCCAGGATGTGACAGTGCACgggtggagggggcagagggaaaCGCCTACTCCCAAAAGCAGGCGCTCTGATCCTCATGAGAAGTGCCTTCACTGTAACAG GTACCTGTGGAACCACCAGCACTTCCTAGAACACATGAAGATCCATGATGCTCCTCTGAAACAGGTGTGTCTCCACCTGAACTGTGGCCAGCGCTTCTACAGAACCCACTTACTCTGGGAGCACATGGATACGCACCTGCCTCTCCAGGCCCCCTGTGGGTACTCCGGCTGTGGGCTGATCTtctcccgtctcccctctctccacgaCCATGAGTGGAGGCATTACATCCAGGGCCAGCCTAATGACGAGCCGACAGAGGAGCAGAGCGCATCCAAAGAGGAGGGGCAGACTCCGGAGTCAGACACCAACGGTAACGACTATGACGGCCCAATGGAGACTCCAGGCACTGTTCATGGTGCTGTCACCACACCTCCTAATCATTGCACACTGAAACTCATCAACGGCCATGATGAAAAGGATAAGAAAGACAAAGCCCCCGAGACAGCCGTCCCTGCCACCACTACCACCTCTCCCACACCCCCATCCCAAACCACCACATCCACACACCCCCATCCCAGAATCCTCCAAAACATCACTGAGCCAATGACCATGAGGGACGTAGACAATATCGTCAGTTTGGCTCAGGTGGTGCCTGGCGGAGAGGAACCGGTTATCGCGGAACACAAGACCTTCAAACAAGAGGATCCTTCCTACCTACCACTGGCCAAAGCTCCCCTCATCCGCCCGCCCCCCTCTACATACCTGACCGAGGCAGCCCTCAGCATGCGCAAGCGCAGGAAGCCCAGTGAGGTCACTTCCTGCGGGCCTGGCAAAAAGAGTAAGGCTGCGGTAAAGAGGAGTGTGGTGGGGAAGAAGGAGATGGTGGCTGAGAAGGAGGCCCCTCAAAGACAGCGCTGCTCCAAGTGTTTCTCCTCCTTCACTAGCACAGAGGAACTGGAGAAACATCTCTCCCAAAATACCTGCTCCTCCCTCTTCAGCTTCGACTCCGATGACGACAGTGAGTAG